From a region of the Enterobacter cancerogenus genome:
- the pdxJ gene encoding pyridoxine 5'-phosphate synthase, whose protein sequence is MAELLLGVNIDHIATLRNARGTAYPDPVQAAFIAEQAGADGITVHLREDRRHITDRDVRILRQTLDTRMNLEMAVTEEMLAIACETKPHFCCLVPEKRQEVTTEGGLDVAGQPEKMRDACKRLADAGILVSLFIDADDAQIKAAADAGAPYIEIHTGCYADAKNDAEQAKELERIAKAATYAASLGLKVNAGHGLTYHNVKAIAALPEMHELNIGHAIIGRAVMSGLKDAVAEMKRLMLEARQ, encoded by the coding sequence ATGGCTGAATTACTGTTAGGCGTCAACATCGATCACATTGCCACGCTGCGTAATGCACGCGGGACGGCGTATCCCGATCCGGTTCAGGCGGCGTTTATCGCTGAACAGGCTGGCGCCGACGGTATTACCGTTCACCTGCGTGAAGATCGCCGCCACATCACCGACCGTGACGTGCGCATTCTGCGTCAAACGCTGGATACCCGCATGAATCTGGAGATGGCCGTCACCGAGGAGATGCTGGCGATTGCCTGCGAAACGAAGCCGCATTTCTGCTGCCTGGTGCCCGAAAAGCGTCAGGAAGTGACCACCGAAGGCGGTCTCGACGTGGCGGGCCAGCCTGAGAAAATGCGCGATGCCTGCAAACGTCTGGCAGATGCCGGTATTCTGGTTTCCCTGTTTATCGATGCCGATGATGCGCAGATCAAAGCGGCGGCGGATGCAGGCGCCCCGTATATCGAAATTCATACCGGCTGTTATGCCGATGCCAAAAACGATGCCGAGCAGGCGAAAGAGCTGGAGCGCATCGCGAAAGCCGCCACCTATGCGGCAAGCCTCGGCCTGAAGGTCAATGCCGGTCACGGGCTGACCTACCACAACGTAAAAGCCATCGCCGCGCTGCCGGAAATGCACGAGCTGAATATCGGACACGCCATTATTGGCCGTGCGGTGATGAGCGGCCTGAAAGACGCCGTGGCGGAAATGAAGCGCCTGATGCTGGAAGCACGCCAGTAA
- the rseC gene encoding SoxR-reducing system protein RseC, which produces MIKEWATVVSWKDGIALVSCDVKASCNSCASRSGCGSRVLNKLGPQTSHTLSVPSEQPLMAGQKVELGIAEGSLLGSAMLVYLSPLVGLFVMGGVFQMLFGTDIAAMCGAALGGVGGFWLAKGISPKLAAREEWQPVILSVALAPDQLRVETLSSEAR; this is translated from the coding sequence ATGATTAAAGAGTGGGCTACCGTCGTCTCATGGAAGGATGGCATCGCACTGGTTAGCTGTGATGTGAAAGCATCCTGCAACAGCTGCGCTTCCAGATCGGGTTGCGGAAGCCGGGTACTGAATAAACTCGGCCCTCAGACCTCGCACACCCTCTCCGTGCCGAGCGAACAGCCTCTGATGGCAGGGCAGAAAGTCGAACTGGGAATTGCCGAAGGCAGCCTGCTGGGTTCCGCAATGCTGGTTTACCTTTCTCCGCTGGTGGGGCTGTTTGTCATGGGCGGTGTATTCCAGATGCTTTTCGGTACCGATATTGCCGCCATGTGCGGGGCTGCATTGGGCGGTGTGGGCGGTTTCTGGCTTGCCAAAGGCATCTCGCCTAAGCTTGCCGCCCGCGAAGAGTGGCAGCCTGTTATTCTCAGCGTAGCGCTGGCGCCTGACCAGCTTCGTGTTGAAACGCTCTCTTCTGAGGCCCGGTAA
- the nadB gene encoding L-aspartate oxidase — MNTTPELHCDVLIIGSGAAGLSLALRLAEHQRVIVLSKGPMSEGSTFYAQGGIAAVFDETDSIASHVEDTLIAGAGIVDTHAAEFVAGNARHCVQWLIDQGVLFDTEVQPNGEQSYHLTREGGHSHRRILHAADATGKAVETTLVSKALSHPNIQILERSNAVDLIISDKIGLPGTRRVVGAWVWNRNKEKVETCRAKAVVLATGGASKVYQYTTNPDISSGDGIAMAWRAGCRVANLEFNQFHPTALYHPQARNFLLTEALRGEGAYLKRPDGSRFMPDFDDRGELAPRDIVARAIDHEMKRLGVDCMYLDISHKPPEFIRQHFPTIDEKLRGLGIDLTRDPVPVVPAAHYTCGGVMVDDHGRTDVDGLYAIGEVSYTGLHGANRMASNSLLECLVYGWSAAEDITKRMPYARQTEHLPSWDESRVENPDELVVIQHNWHELRLFMWDYVGIVRTTKRLERALRRITMLQQEIDEYYANFRVSNNLLELRNLVQVAELIVRCAMMRKESRGLHYTLDYPDALPTSGPSILSPHTHINR, encoded by the coding sequence ATGAACACTACGCCAGAACTCCATTGTGATGTACTGATTATCGGCAGCGGTGCTGCGGGGCTGTCCCTTGCACTGCGACTGGCCGAACATCAGCGGGTGATCGTACTCAGTAAAGGGCCGATGAGCGAAGGATCGACCTTCTACGCACAGGGCGGCATCGCCGCCGTGTTTGATGAAACCGACAGCATCGCCTCCCACGTAGAAGATACCCTGATTGCCGGTGCCGGGATCGTGGACACCCACGCCGCTGAGTTTGTCGCAGGCAACGCCCGACACTGCGTGCAGTGGCTGATAGACCAGGGCGTGTTATTTGATACCGAAGTTCAGCCCAATGGTGAACAGAGCTATCATCTGACCCGCGAGGGTGGGCACAGCCATCGCCGCATCCTTCATGCTGCCGATGCCACCGGTAAAGCGGTCGAAACCACGCTGGTGAGTAAGGCCCTGAGCCATCCCAATATCCAGATCCTTGAGCGCAGTAATGCAGTGGATCTCATTATCTCCGATAAAATTGGCCTGCCGGGCACGCGGCGCGTGGTCGGAGCTTGGGTATGGAATCGTAATAAAGAGAAAGTTGAAACCTGCCGCGCTAAAGCGGTTGTGCTGGCAACGGGCGGGGCTTCTAAGGTCTATCAATACACGACGAATCCGGACATTTCTTCAGGCGATGGCATCGCGATGGCATGGCGGGCCGGATGCCGCGTGGCGAATCTTGAATTTAATCAGTTCCATCCTACTGCTCTGTACCATCCCCAGGCGCGCAACTTCCTGCTGACGGAAGCCCTGCGCGGCGAAGGCGCTTACCTTAAGCGCCCGGACGGCTCGCGCTTTATGCCGGACTTTGATGACAGAGGCGAACTCGCCCCGCGCGACATTGTCGCCCGCGCTATCGATCATGAAATGAAGCGCCTTGGCGTCGATTGCATGTATCTTGATATCAGCCATAAGCCGCCTGAATTTATTCGCCAGCACTTTCCGACAATCGACGAAAAACTGCGGGGTCTGGGTATAGATTTGACCCGCGATCCGGTTCCTGTCGTTCCCGCTGCCCACTATACCTGTGGCGGTGTGATGGTTGACGATCACGGGCGTACCGATGTGGATGGCTTATATGCCATCGGTGAGGTGAGTTACACCGGGCTGCATGGCGCTAACCGGATGGCGTCCAACTCGCTACTGGAGTGTCTGGTCTATGGATGGTCTGCTGCGGAAGATATCACCAAACGCATGCCGTATGCCCGCCAGACGGAGCACTTGCCCTCCTGGGACGAAAGTCGGGTGGAGAATCCGGATGAGCTGGTCGTCATTCAGCATAACTGGCATGAGCTGAGACTCTTCATGTGGGACTACGTGGGGATTGTGCGAACGACTAAGCGCCTTGAACGTGCGTTACGCCGCATCACGATGCTGCAACAAGAGATAGATGAATACTACGCCAACTTCCGCGTATCCAATAATCTGCTGGAGCTGCGCAACCTGGTTCAGGTGGCTGAGCTGATCGTTCGCTGCGCGATGATGCGTAAAGAGAGCCGTGGCCTGCACTATACCCTGGACTATCCTGATGCTTTACCGACATCCGGCCCGTCGATCCTGTCGCCACATACTCACATAAACAGATAA
- the lepB gene encoding signal peptidase I: MANMFALILVIATLVTGLLWCLDKFIFAPKRRERQAAAQAATGDQLDAKTLKKVGPKPGWLETGASVFPVLAIVLVVRSFIYEPFQIPSGSMMPTLLIGDFILVEKFAYGIKDPIYQKTLIETGHPKRGDIVVFKYPEDPRLDYIKRAVGLPGDKVTYDPVAKEVTVQPGCSSGTACENALPITYSNVEPSDFVQTFARRNGGEATSGFFQVPKGETKENGIRLVERKETLGDVTHRILTVPIAQDQVGMYYRQPGQQLATWIVPPGHYFMMGDNRDNSADSRYWGFVPEANLVGKATAIWMSFEKQEGEWPTGVRLNRIGGIH; the protein is encoded by the coding sequence ATGGCGAACATGTTTGCCCTGATTCTGGTCATCGCGACCCTGGTGACAGGTCTGTTGTGGTGTCTGGATAAGTTTATTTTCGCCCCAAAACGCCGTGAACGTCAGGCTGCCGCGCAGGCAGCCACTGGCGATCAGCTGGACGCGAAGACCCTGAAGAAAGTCGGCCCAAAACCGGGCTGGCTGGAAACAGGGGCCTCGGTCTTCCCGGTGCTGGCGATTGTGCTGGTGGTTCGCTCGTTCATTTACGAGCCGTTCCAGATCCCGTCAGGCTCAATGATGCCTACGCTGCTGATTGGTGATTTCATTCTGGTCGAGAAGTTTGCCTACGGAATTAAAGATCCTATCTACCAGAAAACACTTATTGAGACCGGCCACCCGAAACGTGGCGACATCGTGGTCTTTAAATATCCGGAAGATCCGCGCCTGGACTACATCAAGCGCGCTGTCGGCCTGCCGGGTGATAAAGTGACCTACGATCCGGTTGCGAAAGAAGTGACCGTACAGCCAGGCTGCAGCTCCGGTACCGCATGTGAGAATGCGCTGCCAATCACTTACTCCAACGTGGAGCCAAGCGATTTTGTGCAGACGTTTGCCCGTCGTAACGGCGGCGAAGCGACCAGCGGTTTCTTCCAGGTACCGAAGGGCGAAACCAAAGAAAATGGCATTCGTCTGGTCGAGCGTAAAGAGACGCTGGGTGACGTAACGCACCGCATTCTGACCGTGCCAATCGCGCAGGATCAGGTGGGGATGTATTACCGTCAGCCAGGCCAGCAGCTGGCAACCTGGATCGTTCCACCGGGGCACTACTTCATGATGGGTGATAACCGCGATAACTCTGCGGACAGCCGTTACTGGGGCTTTGTGCCGGAAGCGAATCTGGTCGGTAAAGCTACCGCCATCTGGATGAGTTTTGAGAAACAGGAAGGGGAATGGCCAACCGGCGTTCGCCTGAATCGTATTGGCGGAATCCATTAA
- the rseA gene encoding anti-sigma-E factor RseA, giving the protein MQKEKLSALMDGETLDSELLNELSHSSEMQQTWESYHLIRDALRGDTSEVLHFDISARVMAAIENEPVHQTTPLIPEAQPAPHQWQKMPFWHKVRPWASQLTQMGVAACVSLAVIVGVQHYNTQSEASQQPEAPVFNTLPMMGKASPVSLGVPAEASASGGQQVQVQEQRRRINAMLQDYELQRRLHSEQLQFEQAQTQQAAVQVPGNQTLGTQSQ; this is encoded by the coding sequence ATGCAGAAAGAAAAACTTTCCGCTTTAATGGATGGTGAAACGCTGGACAGTGAGTTGCTCAACGAGCTTTCTCACTCTTCCGAGATGCAACAGACCTGGGAGAGTTATCACCTCATCCGTGATGCGCTTCGCGGTGACACCAGCGAGGTTCTCCATTTCGATATCTCAGCCCGCGTGATGGCGGCCATTGAGAATGAGCCTGTTCATCAGACCACTCCGCTGATCCCTGAAGCGCAGCCAGCACCGCACCAGTGGCAGAAAATGCCGTTCTGGCACAAGGTGCGACCGTGGGCCAGTCAACTCACCCAAATGGGCGTGGCGGCTTGCGTATCGCTTGCAGTTATCGTTGGTGTCCAGCACTATAACACGCAGTCTGAAGCCAGCCAGCAGCCTGAAGCGCCAGTGTTTAATACGCTGCCGATGATGGGCAAAGCCAGCCCGGTAAGTCTGGGTGTTCCTGCAGAGGCCTCCGCCAGCGGCGGACAGCAAGTGCAGGTTCAGGAGCAGCGTCGTCGCATTAATGCGATGTTGCAGGACTATGAGCTGCAGCGTCGACTGCACTCAGAGCAGCTTCAGTTTGAGCAGGCACAAACCCAGCAGGCCGCTGTGCAGGTGCCTGGAAACCAAACTTTAGGAACGCAATCGCAGTAA
- the era gene encoding GTPase Era, protein MSEEKTYCGFIAIVGRPNVGKSTLLNNLLGQKISITSRKAQTTRHRIVGIHTEGAYQAIYVDTPGLHMEEKRAINRLMNKAASSSIGDVELVIFVVEGTRWTPDDEMVLNKLRDGKTPVILAVNKVDNVQEKADLLPHLQWLGSQMNFLDIVPLSAETGLNVDTIAGIVRKHLPEAIHHFPEDYITDRSQRFMASEIIREKLMRFLGAELPYSVTVEIERFQTNERGGYDINGLILVEREGQKKMVIGNKGAKIKTIGIEARKDMMEMFEAPVHLELWVKVKSGWADDERALRSLGYGEDQ, encoded by the coding sequence ATGAGCGAAGAAAAAACCTATTGCGGATTTATTGCCATCGTCGGACGTCCGAACGTCGGCAAATCCACCCTGTTGAATAATCTGCTTGGACAGAAGATTTCAATCACCTCTCGCAAGGCGCAGACGACCCGTCACCGCATTGTGGGTATCCATACTGAAGGCGCGTATCAGGCGATTTACGTCGATACCCCGGGCCTGCATATGGAAGAGAAACGCGCCATCAACCGCCTGATGAACAAGGCGGCAAGCAGCTCGATTGGCGATGTTGAGTTGGTGATTTTCGTGGTCGAAGGTACCCGCTGGACGCCGGACGACGAAATGGTGCTTAACAAGCTGCGTGATGGTAAAACGCCGGTGATCCTTGCCGTCAATAAAGTTGACAACGTGCAGGAAAAAGCCGACCTGCTGCCGCACCTGCAATGGCTGGGCAGCCAGATGAACTTCCTCGATATCGTACCGCTGTCTGCAGAGACCGGTCTGAACGTGGATACCATCGCGGGCATCGTGCGCAAACATTTGCCGGAAGCGATCCATCACTTCCCGGAAGATTACATTACCGATCGCTCACAGCGCTTTATGGCCTCTGAAATCATCCGCGAAAAGCTGATGCGTTTCCTCGGCGCGGAACTGCCTTACTCGGTGACCGTGGAGATCGAACGTTTCCAGACCAACGAGCGTGGCGGCTATGACATCAACGGCCTGATCCTCGTTGAGCGTGAAGGGCAGAAGAAGATGGTTATTGGCAACAAAGGGGCCAAGATCAAAACCATCGGCATTGAGGCCCGTAAGGACATGATGGAGATGTTTGAAGCGCCGGTTCACCTGGAGCTGTGGGTGAAAGTGAAATCTGGCTGGGCCGATGATGAGCGCGCGCTGCGCAGCCTCGGTTACGGCGAAGACCAGTAG
- the rpoE gene encoding RNA polymerase sigma factor RpoE — translation MSEQLTDQVLVERVQKGDQKAFNLLVVRYQHKVASLVSRYVPSGDVPDVVQESFIKAYRALDSFRGDSAFYTWLYRIAVNTAKNYLVAQGRRPPSSDVDAIDAENFESGGALKEISNPENLMLSEELRQIVFRTIESLPEDLRMAITLRELDGLSYEEIAAIMDCPVGTVRSRIFRAREAIDNKVQPLIRR, via the coding sequence ATGAGCGAGCAGTTAACGGACCAGGTCCTGGTTGAACGGGTCCAGAAGGGAGATCAGAAAGCCTTTAACCTCCTGGTAGTGCGCTACCAGCATAAGGTGGCGAGTCTGGTATCCCGCTATGTACCCTCAGGTGACGTGCCTGATGTGGTGCAAGAGTCTTTTATTAAGGCCTATCGTGCGCTGGATTCGTTCCGGGGGGATAGTGCTTTTTATACCTGGCTGTACCGTATTGCGGTCAACACAGCCAAGAACTATCTGGTCGCTCAGGGCCGTCGTCCACCTTCAAGTGATGTGGACGCAATCGACGCCGAAAATTTCGAAAGTGGCGGCGCATTGAAAGAAATTTCGAACCCTGAGAACTTAATGTTGTCAGAAGAACTGAGACAAATCGTTTTTCGCACAATCGAGTCGCTCCCGGAAGATTTACGCATGGCTATTACCCTGCGGGAGCTTGATGGTCTGAGCTATGAAGAGATAGCCGCTATCATGGATTGTCCGGTTGGCACGGTACGCTCTCGTATTTTCCGTGCGCGAGAAGCTATTGATAATAAAGTTCAACCGCTTATCAGGCGTTGA
- the lepA gene encoding translation elongation factor 4, which translates to MKNIRNFSIIAHIDHGKSTLSDRIIQICGGLSDREMAAQVLDSMDLERERGITIKAQSVTLDYKASDGETYQLNFIDTPGHVDFSYEVSRSLAACEGALLVVDAGQGVEAQTLANCYTAMEMDLEVVPVLNKIDLPAADPERVAEEIEDIVGIDATDAVRCSAKTGVGVPDVLERLVRDIPAPEGDPDAPLQALIIDSWFDNYLGVVSLVRIKNGTMRKGDKIKVISTGQVYNADRLGIFTPKQVDRTELKCGEVGWLVCAIKDILGAPVGDTLTGARNPADKALPGFKKVKPQVYAGLFPVSSDDYENFRDALGKLSLNDASLFYEPESSTALGFGFRCGFLGLLHMEIIQERLEREYDLDLITTAPTVVYEVETTSKEVIYVDSPSKLPPLNNIHELREPIAECHMLLPQEFLGNVITLCIEKRGVQTNMVYHGNQVALTYEIPMAEVVLDFFDRLKSTSRGYASLDYNFKRFQASNMVRVDVLINGERVDALALITHNDNAPYRGRELVEKMKDLIPRQQFDIAIQAAIGNHIIARSTVKQLRKNVLAKCYGGDVSRKKKLLQKQKDGKKRMKQVGNVELPQEAFLAILHVGKDGK; encoded by the coding sequence ATGAAGAACATACGTAACTTTTCGATCATTGCTCACATTGACCACGGTAAGTCGACGCTGTCTGACCGTATTATCCAGATTTGCGGTGGCCTGTCTGATCGTGAAATGGCAGCCCAGGTACTGGACTCCATGGACCTGGAACGCGAACGCGGTATCACCATTAAAGCGCAAAGCGTGACGCTCGACTATAAAGCGTCTGATGGTGAAACCTATCAACTTAACTTTATCGACACCCCGGGCCACGTTGACTTCTCTTATGAAGTTTCCCGCTCGCTGGCGGCCTGTGAAGGTGCGCTGCTGGTGGTCGATGCCGGGCAGGGCGTAGAAGCCCAGACGCTGGCAAACTGCTACACCGCGATGGAGATGGATCTGGAGGTTGTGCCGGTCCTGAACAAAATCGACCTGCCGGCAGCCGATCCTGAGCGCGTGGCAGAAGAGATTGAAGATATCGTCGGTATCGATGCCACCGATGCCGTGCGCTGCTCGGCGAAAACCGGCGTGGGCGTTCCTGATGTGCTGGAACGTCTGGTACGCGATATTCCGGCCCCTGAAGGCGATCCGGATGCCCCTCTGCAGGCGTTGATCATCGACTCCTGGTTTGATAACTATCTCGGCGTCGTCTCACTGGTGCGTATCAAAAACGGCACCATGCGTAAAGGCGATAAAATCAAGGTTATCAGTACCGGCCAGGTCTATAACGCCGACCGTCTGGGGATCTTCACGCCAAAACAGGTTGACCGTACCGAGCTGAAATGCGGCGAGGTTGGCTGGCTGGTTTGCGCCATCAAAGACATCCTCGGTGCGCCAGTGGGCGATACCCTGACGGGAGCACGTAACCCGGCGGACAAAGCGTTGCCTGGTTTCAAAAAGGTGAAGCCGCAGGTTTACGCGGGTCTGTTCCCGGTCAGCTCTGACGACTATGAAAACTTCCGCGATGCGCTCGGCAAACTGAGCCTCAACGATGCGTCCCTGTTCTACGAGCCAGAAAGCTCAACCGCGCTGGGCTTCGGCTTCCGCTGTGGCTTCCTTGGCCTGCTGCACATGGAGATCATCCAGGAGCGTCTGGAGCGTGAATACGATCTGGATCTGATCACCACCGCCCCGACGGTAGTGTACGAAGTTGAAACGACGTCGAAAGAAGTTATCTATGTCGACAGCCCATCCAAGCTTCCGCCGCTGAACAACATTCATGAACTGCGCGAGCCTATCGCAGAGTGTCACATGCTGCTGCCACAGGAGTTCCTGGGCAACGTGATCACCCTGTGTATCGAGAAGCGTGGCGTGCAGACCAACATGGTTTACCACGGTAACCAGGTGGCGCTGACCTATGAAATTCCAATGGCGGAAGTGGTGCTCGACTTCTTCGACCGTCTGAAGTCTACCTCCCGTGGCTATGCGTCGCTGGATTACAACTTCAAACGCTTCCAGGCCTCCAACATGGTTCGTGTTGACGTGCTGATCAACGGCGAGCGTGTCGACGCTCTGGCGCTGATCACCCATAACGACAATGCGCCGTATCGTGGACGTGAGCTGGTCGAGAAGATGAAAGATCTTATCCCGCGTCAGCAGTTCGACATCGCGATTCAGGCGGCCATCGGTAACCACATTATCGCCCGTTCTACCGTGAAGCAGCTGCGTAAAAACGTTCTGGCGAAATGCTACGGCGGCGACGTCAGCCGTAAGAAAAAGCTGTTGCAGAAACAGAAAGACGGTAAGAAGCGTATGAAGCAGGTCGGTAACGTTGAGCTGCCGCAGGAAGCATTCCTTGCCATCCTTCACGTTGGTAAAGACGGCAAATAA
- the rseB gene encoding sigma-E factor regulatory protein RseB, translated as MKQLWFAMSLMAGSLFFSANASADVSSGALLQQMNLASQSLNYELAFISINKQGVESLRYRHARLDNQPLAQLLQMDGPRREVVQRGNEISYFEPGLEPFTLNGDYIVDSLPSLIYTDFKRLAPYYDFISVGRTRIADRLCEVIRVVARDGTRYSYIVWIDAETHLPMRVDLLDRDGETLEQFRVISFSVNSQVGNSMQNLAKASLPPLLSVPAGDSVNFSWVPSWIPQGFSEVSSSRRQLPTIETPVESRLYSDGLFSFSVNINRATANSSEQMLRTGRRTVSTTVRENAEITIVGELPPQTAKRISDSIKFKATQ; from the coding sequence ATGAAGCAACTTTGGTTCGCCATGTCTCTGATGGCGGGTAGCCTGTTCTTCTCTGCCAACGCCTCGGCTGATGTTTCATCCGGGGCGTTGTTGCAGCAAATGAATCTGGCCAGCCAGTCACTCAACTATGAGTTGGCATTTATCAGCATCAATAAGCAGGGCGTCGAATCGTTACGTTATCGCCATGCACGTCTTGATAATCAGCCTCTCGCTCAGCTTTTACAGATGGATGGCCCACGGCGTGAAGTGGTTCAGCGGGGGAACGAAATCAGCTATTTCGAACCCGGGCTTGAGCCGTTTACCCTGAATGGCGACTATATCGTCGATTCTCTGCCGTCACTTATCTATACCGATTTTAAGCGACTTGCCCCTTACTATGATTTTATCTCGGTAGGACGCACGCGAATTGCAGACCGACTGTGTGAAGTGATCCGCGTGGTTGCTCGCGACGGTACGCGCTACAGCTATATCGTCTGGATAGATGCGGAAACCCACTTGCCGATGCGCGTTGACCTGCTCGATCGTGATGGTGAAACGCTGGAACAGTTCCGCGTGATCTCCTTTAGCGTTAACAGCCAGGTCGGAAACAGCATGCAGAACCTGGCCAAGGCCAGCCTGCCGCCGCTGCTTTCTGTCCCTGCGGGTGATTCCGTCAATTTCAGCTGGGTGCCTTCCTGGATCCCGCAAGGGTTTAGTGAAGTGTCCAGCAGCCGTCGTCAGTTGCCGACCATTGAAACGCCCGTTGAGTCACGACTCTACTCTGACGGTTTGTTCAGCTTCTCGGTAAACATTAACCGTGCCACGGCTAACAGTTCTGAACAGATGCTACGTACCGGCCGCCGGACGGTGAGCACGACGGTTCGTGAAAATGCTGAAATTACCATCGTCGGGGAATTGCCGCCGCAAACCGCGAAGCGCATTTCCGACAGCATCAAATTCAAGGCTACGCAATGA
- the acpS gene encoding holo-ACP synthase encodes MAILGLGTDIVEIARIEAVIARSGDRLARRVLSDNEWAIWEAHQQPVRFLAKRFAVKEAAAKAFGTGIRNGLAFNQFEVFNDELGKPRLRLWGEAQKLAEKLGVAHMHVTLADERHYACATVIIES; translated from the coding sequence ATGGCCATTCTGGGCTTAGGCACCGATATCGTAGAAATCGCCCGCATAGAAGCGGTGATCGCCCGGAGCGGCGATCGCCTGGCAAGACGCGTGCTGAGCGACAACGAATGGGCCATCTGGGAAGCGCACCAGCAGCCGGTGCGTTTTCTGGCGAAGCGCTTTGCGGTGAAAGAGGCGGCGGCGAAAGCCTTCGGAACCGGCATTCGTAACGGGCTGGCGTTTAATCAGTTCGAAGTTTTCAATGATGAACTGGGGAAACCGCGCCTGCGCTTATGGGGCGAGGCGCAAAAGCTGGCGGAAAAACTCGGCGTAGCGCATATGCACGTCACGCTGGCCGATGAACGCCACTACGCCTGCGCGACGGTCATCATCGAAAGTTAA
- the recO gene encoding DNA repair protein RecO, translating to MEGWQRAFVLHSRPWSETSLMLDVFTEESGRVRLVAKGARSKRSNLKGALQPFTPLLVRFGGRGEVKTLRSAEAVSLALPLSGITLYSGLYVNELISRVLEHETRFSELFFDYLHCIQALAGATGTPEPALRRFELALLGHLGYGVDFLHCAGSGDEVEDNMTYRYREEKGFIASIVVDNSTFTGRHLRALYEREFPDADTLRAAKRFTRIALKPYLGGKPLKSRELFRQFLPKR from the coding sequence ATGGAAGGTTGGCAGCGTGCCTTTGTATTGCATAGTCGTCCCTGGAGCGAAACCAGCCTGATGCTGGACGTCTTCACGGAAGAGTCGGGTCGCGTGCGCCTTGTGGCTAAAGGCGCACGTTCCAAACGTTCTAACCTGAAAGGTGCCTTACAGCCTTTCACGCCGCTGCTGGTCCGCTTTGGCGGGCGCGGTGAAGTCAAAACCCTGCGCAGTGCCGAAGCCGTCTCTCTGGCGCTTCCCCTTTCTGGTATCACGCTGTACAGCGGTCTGTATGTCAACGAGCTTATCTCGCGCGTTCTTGAACATGAGACTCGCTTCTCTGAACTTTTCTTTGATTACCTGCACTGTATCCAGGCCTTAGCTGGCGCAACCGGCACGCCGGAACCTGCGCTGCGCCGTTTTGAGCTGGCGCTGCTGGGGCATTTGGGTTACGGCGTCGATTTTCTGCATTGTGCGGGCAGTGGCGACGAGGTGGAAGACAACATGACCTATCGCTATCGCGAGGAAAAAGGCTTTATTGCCAGCATCGTGGTCGATAACAGCACCTTTACCGGGCGGCACCTGCGGGCGCTGTATGAGCGGGAGTTCCCGGATGCGGATACCCTGCGTGCGGCAAAACGCTTTACCCGAATTGCACTCAAGCCGTATCTTGGTGGCAAGCCCTTAAAGAGCCGCGAATTATTCAGGCAGTTTTTGCCGAAACGTTAA
- the rnc gene encoding ribonuclease III — MNPIVINRLQRKLGYTFIHQELLQQALTHRSASSKHNERLEFLGDSILSFVIANALYHRFPRVDEGDMSRMRATLVRGNTLAEIAREFELGECLRLGPGELKSGGFRRESILADTVEALIGGVFLDSDIQTVEKMILNWYQTRLDEISPGDKQKDPKTRLQEYLQGRHLPLPSYLVVQVRGEAHDQEFTIHCQVSGLSEPVVGTGSSRRKAEQAAAEQALKMLELE; from the coding sequence ATGAACCCCATCGTAATTAATCGGCTTCAACGGAAGCTGGGCTACACTTTTATTCATCAGGAGTTGTTGCAACAGGCATTAACCCACCGCAGTGCCAGCAGCAAACATAATGAGCGTCTTGAGTTTTTAGGCGACTCTATTTTAAGTTTTGTGATTGCTAATGCGCTTTACCATCGTTTCCCTCGTGTGGACGAAGGTGATATGAGCCGCATGCGCGCCACGCTGGTGCGGGGTAACACTCTGGCGGAAATCGCACGCGAATTTGAGCTGGGTGAATGTCTGCGTCTGGGGCCGGGTGAACTGAAAAGCGGCGGCTTCCGTCGTGAGTCTATTCTCGCCGATACCGTCGAAGCATTGATTGGTGGCGTATTCCTGGACAGCGATATCCAGACCGTAGAAAAAATGATCCTTAACTGGTATCAAACCCGTCTGGATGAAATCAGTCCGGGCGATAAACAAAAAGATCCGAAAACGCGTCTGCAGGAATATCTGCAGGGTCGCCACCTTCCGCTGCCGTCCTATCTGGTTGTGCAGGTGCGTGGCGAAGCGCACGATCAAGAATTTACCATCCATTGCCAGGTCAGTGGCCTGAGTGAACCGGTGGTTGGCACAGGTTCTAGCCGTCGTAAGGCGGAACAGGCTGCCGCCGAACAGGCGTTAAAAATGCTGGAGCTGGAATGA